One window of Pelobates fuscus isolate aPelFus1 chromosome 9, aPelFus1.pri, whole genome shotgun sequence genomic DNA carries:
- the AK1 gene encoding adenylate kinase isoenzyme 1 gives MAEKLKNSKIIFVVGGPGSGKGTQCERIVTKYGYTHLSTGDLLRAEVSSGTERGKTLSAIMEKGELVPLDTVLDMLRDAMIAKADVSKGFLIDGYPREVKQGVEFEKKIGAPSLLLYIDAGADTMVKRLLKRGETSGRADDNEETIKKRLETYYKATEPVIAMYEGRGIVRKINAEGSVDDVFAQVSGALDALK, from the exons AAAAACTAAAGAACAGCAAAATCATATTCGTTGTCG GAGGACCGGGTTCAGGCAAAGGGACACAGTGTGAAAGGATTGTAACGAAATATGGTTATACCCATCTGTCTACCGGTGACCTACTCAGGGCTGAGGTTTCCTCTGGCACAGAAAGAGGGAAGACCTTATCTGCCATCATGGAGAAAGGAGAGCTGGTACCACTG GACACAGTGCTGGACATGTTACGAGACGCCATGATTGCAAAAGCCGACGTGTCAAAAGGATTTCTTATCGATGGGTATCCTCGTGAGGTCAAACAAGGAGTAGAATTTGAGAAGAAA ATTGGTGCCCCATCACTGCTGCTCTACATCGATGCTGGCGCAGACACAATGGTTAAACGGTTACTGAAACGTGGTGAGACCAGCGGCCGGGCAGACGACAACGAGGAGACCATCAAAAAGAGGCTAGAGACCTATTATAAAGCCACAGAACCAGTCATCGCCATGTATGAAGGAAGAGGCATTGTACGAAAG ATTAACGCAGAGGGCAGTGTGGATGACGTCTTCGCGCAAGTCAGCGGAGCACTAGACGCCCTTAAATGA